In the genome of Desulfofarcimen acetoxidans DSM 771, one region contains:
- a CDS encoding BlaI/MecI/CopY family transcriptional regulator, which produces MLDYRLGAMETKFAELMWHSEPISSGDLVKLCEKELGWKKSTTYTMLRRLCQRNIFQNKDGVVSSILSKQEFKALQSEKFIEETFDGSLPQFLAAFTMRKKLSKKESDELQKLINQSRG; this is translated from the coding sequence GTGCTTGATTATAGATTAGGAGCTATGGAGACGAAGTTCGCAGAACTTATGTGGCATAGTGAGCCGATTTCTTCCGGCGATTTAGTAAAACTCTGCGAGAAAGAGTTAGGATGGAAAAAATCCACTACCTACACAATGTTGCGTCGCCTGTGCCAGCGGAATATTTTTCAAAACAAAGATGGTGTTGTGTCGTCCATTCTGTCTAAACAAGAATTTAAGGCTTTGCAAAGTGAAAAATTTATTGAAGAAACCTTTGACGGATCGCTTCCTCAATTTTTAGCCGCGTTTACTATGCGAAAGAAGCTGTCAAAAAAAGAGAGCGACGAGCTGCAAAAGCTCATCAATCAAAGCAGGGGGTAA
- a CDS encoding peptidase M56 BlaR1, whose translation MFDRVFLQILNMSFNASLVIIFVLIARLLLKKAPKIFSYVLWSIVLFHLVCPISFKGVWSLLPVNPNPISTDIIYSQNPKITTGLDVIDNTINAVLPAPATLGASINPLQIWIFFGEIIWLIGIAALILYSVATLMLLHKKLIGIHPNIFLPSTLSKRKQNYIVLHEQTHIRRFDHIVKIAGFLILAIHWFNPFVWVALILCNRDMEMSL comes from the coding sequence ATGTTTGATAGGGTCTTTTTGCAAATACTTAACATGAGTTTTAACGCAAGCCTCGTTATCATATTTGTGCTAATTGCGAGATTGCTGCTTAAAAAAGCTCCTAAGATATTTTCCTATGTATTATGGAGCATAGTTCTGTTTCATCTTGTTTGTCCTATCTCATTTAAAGGTGTATGGAGTTTGCTTCCAGTCAATCCGAACCCGATTTCGACGGATATAATTTATTCTCAAAATCCGAAGATTACCACAGGATTGGACGTTATTGACAATACGATAAACGCTGTTCTGCCAGCACCGGCAACACTAGGTGCGAGTATAAACCCTTTGCAGATATGGATATTTTTTGGTGAAATCATTTGGCTTATTGGTATTGCTGCGCTCATTCTTTACAGTGTTGCTACGCTTATGTTGTTGCACAAAAAACTTATTGGAATACATCCGAATATCTTTCTGCCATCCACACTCTCGAAACGGAAACAAAACTATATCGTACTACACGAACAGACACATATCCGACGTTTTGACCATATTGTGAAAATCGCCGGGTTTCTTATCCTAGCAATTCATTGGTTTAATCCGTTTGTCTGGGTCGCACTTATCCTTTGCAATAGGGATATGGAAATGTCCTTGTGA
- a CDS encoding helix-turn-helix domain-containing protein: MSELSFSTQELGKRVAEIRGKNTQKELAKAIGVSRSYIGNIEQGITVPSLEVLINIAQQYHVSLDWLVYGNTNSSPVAGATGYQHKSPDFFLRRQATAVEQNFSSAAFPPKILKQFKNLTPNNQRLVFEFIKMLTMYEKNN; this comes from the coding sequence ATGTCGGAATTATCTTTTTCAACGCAAGAGCTCGGCAAACGAGTTGCAGAAATACGGGGCAAGAATACTCAAAAGGAACTTGCCAAAGCAATCGGTGTCAGCCGAAGCTATATTGGTAACATTGAGCAGGGTATCACCGTACCAAGTCTGGAAGTTTTAATAAATATAGCCCAACAATATCATGTTTCTCTGGATTGGCTCGTTTACGGTAATACGAATTCATCCCCTGTAGCTGGTGCAACTGGTTACCAGCATAAATCACCGGATTTTTTCCTGCGCCGGCAAGCTACCGCTGTGGAACAAAATTTTTCTTCTGCCGCATTTCCGCCGAAAATACTCAAACAATTTAAAAACTTAACGCCAAATAACCAAAGGCTTGTCTTTGAATTCATAAAAATGCTGACCATGTACGAAAAAAACAATTAA
- a CDS encoding Sec-independent protein translocase subunit TatA/TatB, with protein MFGGLFQPTHLILILVVVLIIFGPGKLPEVGKAIGKGIREIKKAASDETNENKTELAQQEEKSSNVVAIAKSSDSK; from the coding sequence ATGTTTGGCGGACTCTTTCAACCAACTCATCTGATTCTTATTCTGGTAGTGGTGTTGATTATTTTCGGTCCCGGTAAACTGCCCGAAGTGGGTAAGGCTATCGGAAAAGGTATTCGGGAAATAAAAAAGGCTGCTTCTGATGAAACAAATGAAAATAAGACGGAACTGGCTCAACAGGAGGAGAAGAGTTCCAATGTTGTCGCTATTGCTAAATCCAGTGATTCTAAATAG
- a CDS encoding RHS repeat-associated core domain-containing protein — protein sequence MEKKYYMPKPSSRIKKCICCVLTIIMLLISNTGFIPNYYITNNAKAMSLPNNSQTSIASGNSGNESPSDNMTNQSETETSAQNNSVTGDVYVEQKIFTSDSLMFTPFNSQKALTERVYSDNPDYINKVINYSEIPNTFQSTGEYVYQSGDIHMQQVIHMPKMMERPDISNPSVSNTVYNQTSTLNQNNENSIASYVYENNNSSDIIASDTESTYNSSAAPASDFDTSAITDSKTGMEENDLYLIDSGQIMNPDQSDSGVVDSPAQENFTSQQTDLSNTSVASDVHSTGRNMNTIFPIQNKSGPFTVGFSRHAGSDLLRFSYKNANLMLNPLNPASVSGSVYKNTITYENIYPNTNIRYTLEKNRLKEDIIVQKYTGVNEFNFQLSVSNAVYDNKSSGEISFLDPGSSTPLFYMAKPFAVDKNGNRCELVNIVISDTGSLKLTVDPDWLKKAVYPIIIDPTIYLPDAIFTRSSTAYNLEGVQVQANQPRYEASKFGQAIMIEEGTTNLFDQSQLSTFYSFPSNTHAIQQSNGFWRLSKGTDNEFLCNYNISIVNGTTYTESFYFHHDGTITGLYITFFTNNGHHLVPATIEDLGGGLKRASATYTTVMNDNCIRAVDIFQPSGTWTYIEIARAQLEAKAYATSYQINGASRAAEDLNIPTVGILNKDKGAIEIRFNPLTINNWNNYFYMDINTGRFLLFFDNTGRISWDYGAVNDSISSVAGIAVAHQPIDICMSWDATVGTRELMVNGQSIGTKAFTAPAGLPDSVGLVNNFATLLDDLRISSRARTLAEHQAAYNSGQPLPIDGFTKCKMSFDGNLYTASYGVINTGITAAFSRSSIAYKQNGTQVQVNQPRYEASKFGQAIMIEEGTTNLFDQSQLSTFYSFPSNTHAIQQSNGFWRLSKGTDNEFLCNYNISIVNGTTYTESFYFHHDGTITGLYITFYTNNGHHLVPATIEDLGGGLKRANATYTTVMNDNCIRAVDIFQPSGTWTYIEIARAQLEAKAYATSYQINGVSRAAEDLNIPTVGIFNKDKGTIEIRFNPLTINNWNNYFYMDISTGRFLLFFDNTGRVLWDYGAVNDSISSVAGIAVAHQPIDICMSWDATVGTRELMVNGQSIGTKAFTAPVGLPDSVGLVNNFATLLDDLRISSRARTLTEYQAAYSSNQPLPIDDATTCKMSFDNNLYTTDMWGTGILPYWNYNTASLGGGWNTPVNTFNLNMLLNKSLFYLPGHGLPIGESITYNSIDGRNGPLGIGWHLGSDTGLTECKDGSVIYNGGDGSSHAFTPNGSGGYTAPSGIYLTLQKTAPGNFIINDKKHNTYTYQNNKPTQSIDRNNNITTYTYDNNGRLSQLYDASGRKITYAYNSAGQVTSISDPANHAYRFTYQNNKLISATDPSNNTFTLSYDSNGHLNSFTDPLNRKTTFNINPNGQLLSYNDARSNDQDFYTTTFNQFLQSNTMVTTITDPGNRTNTYHHDNNTGNLIKQQDGVGNTWNYTWTDNNLTQSQDAKGTTNCQYDNMGNMTQKTITVDSNPGNNIIETMTYNNYNELLTKKDNNGRETNYTYNSQGNLLSTSDPNEKASSSYSYDQYGNIIQYNPNVLGYHNLVLNGSMEMLDTNDNLPANWGMNGSATVSRDDSFHPHGNYSLKISNTTAPYCYFRQDINNTNFSLDALTLRAEVKLNKVTGGISSDGEEPFGEDSCSGLKIGFLFHDDYGNYAYVYAICTGSGRTTITLPTTVPFLPSPPYHGALYHVQVFMGLNNSSGTAWFDGVQLLCKGSCSQDHIISQFNSVENSSFEDTLDYWTPGGAATVNSSLSWGGSYSLKMTAAGTTYQDVPTYAGEPLTLSGMINTSGVSGSGACYRIDYYDASNNLISGTSVQTACISGTQGWTRMASMANAPANANHARLQCILNGSGAAYFDDVKLTPINSMQYTYDKPSDYTNPGSYTGGNYMTLSEDALGIQNAYAYDANVGNMIGHADPLNHITWFNYDTLNRLIRVTDPLNRKAYYQYDPVSNLIYTRDPRSASSSDNTYSTFYGPNNLNRLSALTDSQNRSATYTYDRSGNLTGIALPNGQSESLEYDNANRLSKITLSDGKYYNYYYDGAGELISVTDQNGAGCSWNYDGAHRVTGTTDPLGYQLNYSLDKSGNLELESGIDYSCHYKYDGGNNIYKLYLPGAIIYYNRDGQGRVFNVEYNPSYIVNHQLHYATSQRIINYLVNGWCISIQDQYFPYRSGYSYGYYADGTISGYSSWNGTHSFSYDADGRLASWTHGGIQQNYTYDAAGNLLTKGNRTFAYNNINEITSPGFTYDQNGNMTGDGSFNYTYNALNQLVRVNKASDGSLVATYTYNHDGTRRNKVTAQGTTNYNWDASGNLIREIGPNGTYCYYYVSGKLIAFENNQQLYIVHDNLRGDVISLSMTDDYGNTDQENRYDYDPWGTPICEDESVKSPFRYAGYYYDTETGLYYLKSRYYSPALGRFLTRDPHSFINHADPQTLNLYAYCGNNPVSTVDPTGHWDEEPSEGYVVSPDYLENTATARIINSNVFQNILMGISVGEGLRALKFFKGAGNLKLTSDALKKIGTKAESSGIRAVKGTADDAWDFFRNQVNISSIKEVKPGVFVGKDGNGLTFTYRAASKSGPPTIDVNGIQGLRKIKFLP from the coding sequence TTGGAGAAAAAATATTATATGCCAAAACCTTCTTCAAGGATTAAGAAATGCATCTGTTGTGTCTTAACAATAATAATGCTGCTAATTTCAAATACCGGTTTTATTCCGAATTACTATATCACAAATAATGCAAAAGCTATGAGCCTACCGAATAACTCACAGACATCAATTGCCTCAGGGAACTCCGGCAACGAATCTCCAAGTGACAATATGACCAATCAGTCAGAAACGGAGACTTCCGCACAAAATAATAGTGTCACCGGAGATGTTTATGTTGAGCAAAAAATATTCACAAGCGACTCATTGATGTTTACACCCTTTAATTCTCAAAAAGCTCTGACTGAAAGAGTCTACTCGGATAATCCTGATTACATCAATAAGGTGATAAACTATTCCGAAATCCCGAACACATTTCAATCAACCGGCGAGTATGTTTACCAGTCAGGCGACATCCATATGCAGCAGGTCATTCACATGCCAAAGATGATGGAAAGGCCTGATATCTCTAATCCCAGCGTAAGTAATACTGTTTATAATCAAACTTCAACATTAAACCAGAACAATGAAAATAGCATTGCCAGCTATGTTTATGAAAATAACAATAGTTCTGATATTATTGCTTCAGATACTGAAAGCACCTACAATTCATCCGCCGCACCGGCAAGTGATTTCGATACTTCAGCAATCACCGATTCAAAAACTGGTATGGAAGAAAACGATCTATATTTGATAGATTCCGGGCAGATTATGAACCCAGACCAGAGTGATTCCGGCGTTGTTGACAGCCCGGCCCAGGAAAATTTCACCTCCCAACAAACGGATTTAAGTAACACAAGCGTTGCCTCTGATGTACACTCAACAGGCAGGAACATGAACACAATCTTTCCCATCCAAAACAAATCCGGTCCTTTTACTGTTGGCTTTTCCCGCCATGCCGGCAGCGACCTGCTGCGGTTCTCTTACAAAAACGCCAATTTGATGCTGAATCCATTGAACCCTGCCTCCGTATCCGGCAGTGTCTACAAAAACACCATTACATACGAAAACATATATCCTAATACAAACATCAGATACACATTAGAGAAAAACCGGCTTAAAGAGGATATAATTGTCCAAAAGTATACCGGTGTTAATGAATTCAATTTTCAACTAAGCGTAAGTAATGCCGTTTATGACAATAAGTCCAGTGGAGAAATTAGTTTTTTAGATCCCGGCTCATCTACACCCCTTTTTTACATGGCCAAGCCATTTGCTGTTGATAAGAACGGAAATCGGTGTGAATTAGTTAACATCGTGATAAGCGATACTGGCTCACTAAAACTTACGGTTGATCCCGACTGGTTAAAGAAAGCCGTTTACCCTATAATTATTGATCCTACTATTTATTTGCCTGACGCAATATTTACCCGTTCGTCAACTGCTTACAACCTGGAAGGTGTTCAGGTTCAGGCAAACCAGCCACGTTATGAGGCAAGCAAATTTGGACAGGCAATAATGATTGAGGAAGGAACAACGAACCTTTTTGATCAAAGTCAATTATCCACATTTTATAGTTTTCCATCAAACACACATGCAATCCAGCAAAGCAATGGTTTTTGGCGATTATCAAAAGGAACTGATAATGAATTTCTCTGCAACTATAACATCAGTATTGTTAATGGAACTACTTATACAGAAAGCTTTTACTTTCACCATGATGGAACAATAACAGGGCTATATATTACTTTTTTCACTAACAATGGACATCACTTAGTGCCTGCGACAATAGAAGATTTAGGCGGTGGTCTAAAACGTGCTAGCGCTACCTACACGACAGTGATGAATGATAATTGTATTCGTGCTGTCGATATCTTTCAACCTTCCGGCACATGGACATATATTGAAATTGCTCGGGCACAATTAGAGGCAAAAGCTTATGCTACTTCATATCAAATTAATGGGGCTTCTCGAGCCGCTGAAGATTTGAATATTCCCACAGTGGGAATATTAAATAAAGATAAAGGCGCAATTGAGATACGTTTTAATCCTTTAACAATTAATAATTGGAACAACTATTTTTATATGGATATAAATACCGGACGGTTTCTATTGTTTTTTGACAATACAGGAAGAATTTCATGGGATTATGGTGCCGTCAATGACAGTATCTCCTCAGTCGCCGGTATAGCGGTTGCTCATCAGCCAATTGATATTTGTATGTCATGGGATGCAACTGTTGGTACCAGAGAATTAATGGTTAATGGCCAATCAATCGGTACGAAAGCTTTTACAGCACCAGCTGGTTTACCTGATTCCGTAGGTTTAGTTAATAATTTTGCCACTTTGCTTGATGATCTCCGCATCTCCTCTCGGGCCCGCACTTTAGCTGAGCATCAGGCTGCCTATAATAGTGGTCAGCCACTACCCATTGATGGCTTCACGAAATGTAAGATGAGCTTCGATGGTAATCTGTATACGGCATCTTATGGTGTGATAAATACAGGAATCACTGCGGCATTTTCTCGTTCATCAATTGCATATAAACAAAACGGCACACAAGTTCAGGTAAACCAGCCGCGTTATGAGGCAAGCAAATTTGGACAGGCAATAATGATTGAGGAAGGAACAACGAACCTTTTTGATCAAAGTCAATTATCCACATTTTATAGTTTTCCATCAAACACACATGCAATCCAGCAAAGCAATGGTTTTTGGCGATTATCAAAAGGAACTGATAATGAATTTCTCTGCAACTATAACATCAGTATTGTTAATGGAACTACTTATACAGAAAGCTTTTACTTTCACCATGATGGAACAATAACAGGACTATATATTACTTTTTACACTAACAATGGACATCACTTAGTACCTGCGACAATAGAAGATTTAGGCGGTGGTCTAAAACGTGCTAACGCTACCTACACGACAGTGATGAATGATAATTGTATTCGCGCTGTCGATATCTTTCAACCTTCCGGCACATGGACATATATTGAAATTGCTCGGGCACAATTAGAGGCAAAAGCTTATGCTACTTCATATCAAATTAATGGGGTTTCTCGCGCCGCTGAAGATTTGAATATTCCCACAGTGGGAATATTCAACAAAGATAAAGGCACAATTGAGATACGTTTTAATCCTTTAACAATTAATAATTGGAACAACTATTTTTATATGGATATAAGTACCGGACGGTTTCTATTGTTTTTTGACAATACAGGAAGAGTTTTATGGGATTATGGTGCCGTCAATGACAGTATCTCCTCAGTCGCCGGTATAGCGGTTGCTCATCAGCCAATTGATATTTGTATGTCATGGGATGCAACTGTCGGTACCAGAGAATTAATGGTTAATGGCCAATCAATCGGTACAAAAGCTTTTACAGCACCAGTTGGTTTACCTGATTCCGTAGGTTTAGTTAATAATTTTGCCACTTTGCTTGATGATCTCCGCATCTCCTCTCGGGCCCGTACCTTAACCGAATATCAAGCAGCCTACAGCAGCAACCAGCCGTTACCCATTGATGACGCCACAACATGTAAGATGAGTTTCGACAATAACTTATATACCACCGATATGTGGGGAACCGGCATTCTGCCCTATTGGAACTACAACACAGCAAGCCTGGGCGGAGGGTGGAACACCCCAGTAAACACCTTCAACCTGAACATGCTCTTAAACAAATCCCTTTTCTATCTCCCAGGTCATGGTTTACCCATCGGAGAAAGCATCACCTACAATTCCATTGACGGCAGAAACGGCCCCCTGGGCATTGGCTGGCATCTTGGTTCCGACACCGGCCTAACCGAGTGTAAAGACGGAAGCGTCATTTATAACGGAGGCGACGGCTCATCCCATGCCTTTACACCAAACGGAAGCGGCGGATATACCGCGCCTTCCGGTATCTATCTTACTCTGCAAAAAACAGCTCCGGGAAACTTCATAATCAACGACAAAAAACATAACACATACACCTACCAAAACAATAAACCGACTCAAAGCATTGACCGGAACAACAACATAACAACCTATACTTATGATAACAACGGGCGGCTTTCACAGCTTTACGACGCTTCCGGCCGTAAAATCACATACGCTTATAACTCCGCCGGCCAGGTGACATCTATAAGTGACCCGGCAAACCATGCATACAGATTTACCTACCAAAACAACAAATTAATCTCAGCAACCGATCCATCAAATAATACATTTACCCTCAGCTACGATTCAAACGGGCATCTGAATTCCTTTACCGATCCGTTAAACCGTAAAACCACTTTCAACATAAACCCAAACGGCCAGTTGCTGAGCTATAACGACGCACGTTCCAACGACCAGGACTTCTATACAACAACCTTTAACCAATTCCTCCAAAGCAATACAATGGTCACCACTATCACCGACCCAGGCAACAGGACAAACACCTACCATCATGACAATAATACCGGCAACCTTATCAAACAGCAGGACGGAGTCGGCAACACCTGGAACTATACCTGGACTGACAACAACCTTACCCAGTCTCAAGACGCTAAAGGCACAACAAACTGCCAATATGACAACATGGGCAATATGACCCAAAAAACAATTACCGTGGACAGCAACCCCGGCAACAACATCATCGAAACCATGACCTACAACAACTACAACGAGCTTCTAACAAAAAAAGACAACAACGGCAGAGAAACTAATTACACATACAACAGCCAGGGAAACCTGCTCTCCACATCCGATCCCAACGAAAAGGCATCAAGCAGCTATAGTTACGACCAATATGGCAACATCATCCAATACAACCCTAACGTGCTGGGATACCACAATCTAGTCCTAAACGGCAGTATGGAGATGCTCGACACCAATGATAACCTGCCAGCCAATTGGGGCATGAACGGGAGCGCCACTGTGAGCCGGGATGATTCTTTCCACCCACATGGCAACTACTCGCTCAAAATCAGCAATACCACTGCACCATACTGTTATTTTAGACAGGATATAAATAACACTAACTTTAGCTTAGACGCATTAACACTGAGAGCAGAGGTTAAACTTAACAAAGTCACAGGCGGTATTAGTTCTGATGGTGAAGAACCATTTGGAGAAGATAGCTGCAGCGGCTTAAAAATTGGTTTTCTCTTCCATGACGATTACGGCAACTACGCATATGTATACGCTATATGTACCGGTTCCGGGAGAACCACGATTACCCTGCCGACCACAGTACCGTTTCTCCCTAGCCCACCTTACCATGGCGCTTTATATCATGTGCAGGTCTTCATGGGATTGAACAATTCAAGCGGTACCGCCTGGTTTGACGGAGTGCAGCTCCTGTGCAAGGGCAGCTGCAGTCAAGATCATATCATCAGTCAATTCAACTCCGTGGAAAACAGCAGTTTTGAAGACACCTTGGACTACTGGACTCCCGGAGGTGCCGCTACTGTTAACAGCAGCCTTTCCTGGGGAGGTTCCTACTCATTAAAAATGACCGCGGCGGGAACCACCTACCAGGACGTTCCCACCTACGCAGGGGAGCCGCTGACCTTATCCGGCATGATTAATACCAGCGGTGTCAGCGGCAGTGGTGCCTGCTATCGGATCGACTACTATGACGCCTCGAACAACCTGATCTCCGGGACTTCCGTACAAACCGCCTGTATCAGCGGAACTCAGGGCTGGACAAGAATGGCAAGTATGGCCAACGCTCCTGCAAATGCCAACCACGCCCGGCTCCAATGCATACTAAACGGTAGCGGTGCAGCCTATTTCGACGACGTGAAATTGACACCTATAAACAGCATGCAATATACTTACGATAAGCCCAGCGACTATACCAATCCCGGCAGCTATACCGGAGGAAACTACATGACCCTCTCGGAAGATGCCCTGGGTATTCAAAATGCTTACGCATACGATGCAAACGTCGGCAACATGATAGGACACGCCGATCCTCTAAATCATATTACCTGGTTTAACTATGACACACTGAACCGTCTCATCAGAGTAACAGATCCTTTAAATCGCAAAGCCTATTACCAGTACGATCCCGTAAGCAACCTGATTTATACACGCGACCCCAGGAGCGCGTCGTCATCGGACAACACATACAGCACATTCTACGGGCCAAACAACCTGAACCGGCTTTCTGCCCTGACCGATTCACAGAACCGGAGCGCCACCTATACCTATGACAGATCCGGTAACCTGACGGGAATTGCCCTGCCCAACGGCCAAAGCGAAAGCCTGGAATATGATAACGCCAACCGCCTGAGCAAAATTACACTAAGTGATGGCAAATACTATAACTATTACTATGACGGAGCCGGAGAACTGATCAGCGTTACAGATCAAAACGGAGCCGGTTGCTCCTGGAACTACGACGGAGCACACAGAGTAACCGGTACAACAGATCCATTAGGCTATCAGCTTAACTACTCCTTAGATAAAAGCGGCAATCTTGAGTTGGAATCTGGTATTGATTACAGTTGCCACTACAAGTATGACGGTGGCAATAATATATACAAACTATATCTACCCGGTGCAATAATCTACTATAATCGCGATGGTCAAGGGCGTGTTTTTAACGTTGAGTATAACCCGTCCTACATTGTTAATCACCAGTTGCATTATGCTACCAGCCAAAGAATAATCAACTATCTGGTCAATGGCTGGTGCATCAGTATCCAGGATCAATACTTCCCCTATCGATCCGGTTACTCATACGGTTACTATGCTGACGGTACTATCTCCGGCTACAGCTCGTGGAACGGCACACACAGTTTCAGCTATGATGCTGACGGAAGGCTTGCCTCCTGGACACACGGAGGAATTCAACAGAATTACACATATGATGCCGCCGGCAACCTCCTGACCAAAGGAAACAGGACATTTGCCTACAACAACATCAACGAGATCACGAGTCCGGGCTTCACCTACGATCAAAACGGTAACATGACCGGCGACGGCAGCTTCAATTATACCTACAACGCCTTGAATCAGCTCGTCCGGGTCAATAAAGCATCCGACGGGAGTCTGGTGGCCACCTATACCTACAACCACGACGGCACCAGGAGAAATAAAGTCACCGCTCAAGGAACAACCAACTATAACTGGGATGCCTCCGGGAACTTAATTAGGGAAATCGGCCCCAATGGTACCTATTGTTACTACTATGTGTCGGGCAAACTAATCGCCTTCGAGAATAACCAGCAGTTGTATATAGTGCACGATAACCTGCGGGGCGATGTCATCAGCTTATCAATGACGGATGACTACGGAAACACAGATCAGGAAAACAGGTATGACTACGACCCATGGGGCACTCCTATCTGTGAGGATGAATCGGTAAAGTCACCCTTCCGCTACGCCGGTTATTACTATGATACTGAGACGGGATTGTATTATTTAAAGAGCAGGTATTACAGCCCGGCGTTGGGGAGGTTTTTGACGAGGGACCCGCATAGTTTTATAAATCATGCTGACCCACAGACGCTTAATTTATATGCTTATTGTGGGAATAATCCTGTGAGCACTGTTGACCCAACGGGTCATTGGGATGAAGAACCCAGTGAAGGATATGTTGTTAGCCCAGATTATTTGGAAAATACCGCAACAGCTAGGATTATTAATAGTAACGTATTCCAGAATATATTAATGGGAATTAGTGTAGGTGAGGGATTAAGAGCTCTTAAGTTTTTTAAGGGCGCGGGTAATTTGAAACTTACTTCTGATGCTCTTAAAAAAATTGGGACAAAGGCTGAGAGTAGTGGAATTAGGGCTGTCAAAGGAACTGCTGATGATGCTTGGGATTTCTTTAGGAATCAGGTAAATATATCATCAATAAAAGAAGTGAAACCAGGTGTTTTTGTTGGGAAAGACGGTAATGGGCTGACCTTCACATATAGAGCAGCCTCAAAGTCAGGACCACCAACAATAGATGTTAACGGAATCCAAGGCTTAAGGAAAATAAAGTTCTTGCCATAG
- the tatC gene encoding twin-arginine translocase subunit TatC produces MKISEDKELTVVQHLEELRKVLIVSIIATLVMTLVSWFYVEQVLNLLLSPVTFSNHRLVYIGVTEAIMTKIKLAFFLGFITALPVTLWQVWSFLVPALRKIEKIYFTLFIFLSFLLFVTGLLFGFLVVFDLCVKILLHFGGPELDPMLSIGKYISFTVNFLLPFGLIFEMPLASFFLAKLRLINYRVMVKGRKIALLVSIVAASALIASPDIFSVLLMAAPMYLLYELSALIVKLVDWKAARKLGRREKELIAAEL; encoded by the coding sequence GTGAAGATATCAGAGGACAAAGAGCTAACCGTAGTCCAACACCTGGAGGAACTGCGAAAGGTGCTGATAGTGTCTATTATAGCCACCCTTGTTATGACCCTGGTCAGCTGGTTTTATGTCGAGCAAGTTTTGAATCTCTTACTCTCACCTGTAACCTTTTCCAACCATAGGTTGGTTTATATCGGGGTTACCGAAGCAATCATGACCAAGATTAAGCTGGCTTTCTTTCTAGGATTTATAACTGCTTTGCCCGTTACCCTCTGGCAGGTTTGGAGTTTTCTTGTGCCGGCTTTGCGCAAAATAGAAAAAATCTATTTTACACTGTTTATATTTTTATCTTTCCTGCTTTTTGTAACGGGGTTGTTGTTCGGATTTCTGGTAGTCTTTGATTTATGCGTTAAAATACTGCTTCACTTTGGCGGGCCTGAATTGGATCCTATGCTGAGTATCGGTAAATATATATCCTTTACTGTGAATTTTCTTTTGCCTTTCGGACTGATTTTTGAAATGCCCCTGGCCTCCTTCTTTTTGGCCAAGTTAAGGCTTATCAACTACCGGGTTATGGTTAAGGGACGTAAAATAGCTCTTCTGGTTTCTATCGTAGCTGCCTCGGCACTAATAGCTTCTCCTGATATTTTTTCTGTCTTGCTTATGGCCGCACCAATGTATTTACTATATGAACTGAGTGCGTTAATTGTTAAACTGGTGGATTGGAAAGCAGCCCGCAAGCTTGGGCGGAGGGAGAAAGAGCTGATAGCAGCAGAATTATAA